TATACGAGTATCGTACATAATGAGAATTAATTGATTAAAATTCATGGAGAGAAGCATTCATTacgaaaattaaaattaaaatcaatctTCAGTTAACATATTGgtttatgaaaataaataatagtaaGTTACTGGAAAATTTATATTAGCTTTGAATACATCAATGTATTGACTATTGAGCTGAATAACAACAATTAGTTCCAAAAGATGGAGCCTTCTGTCTTGCCAATCAGAGAATAGAGTtttaaataaactaaatattGGCAAAACGTTATGACTATAATATGGATACGTAAGTTGCTTCATATATTAGAGGTCTTAGGTCTACTACCAAATATCAATCAGCTGTCAGAACTCCTTTGAATAGTAGGGACAACATACCATGTTTGTTATTCTTTTTAGAAATTGTGGTTGGTAGTGGAGGGCAACTCATTAAGTGTACATGTTGCaatatttttcatgtttttttttttaaatataaacaaCTAAAACACCCAATGGCTGCCAGAGGAAAGAGACGCTCAAcacagaaaatagaaaaaggaGACGACGAAGCCAGAAAGGAACAGAGTAGAAAAATCTCAAGAAAGGTTATCGATAAGGAAGTGATAGAACTGTCATCCAGGTgaaaaaaacatgtttttccATGTTCATTTAAATCGATTGCAACTACAACTTGTAAATGTTTTGTGTTTTGTTTCTCACAGTCTCTGCGGAAGCACCATGCATGACCAGCGACTACATGTAAATTTTAACAGTGGATCCGGTAAAGAAATTGGCGAGAAATTAGGTAAAAGTACCATCCTAGAAGGGTCACTGAAAGATATAGTATCGCAAATGTCGACGATGATGAATACACTTTCAAACCTGATTGCTTCCCAGACCAAGACTTGTTATCCTTTGTTCGGAACAATGCCACAAACGATTAATCTTCGCAATCCTCCGGCCGATAACTTCAGCCCTACAGTGATGCCAGTAATAATGAGTGGATTCAGTATGCCATTAGGTACTGCTGAGAGGACTCTAGATTCATAAAAAAAGATTCAATCCAACATGTCCAACATTCATGAAGCCGCTGATTCTATTCCGCAAAAAGAACCAAAGTGTTGTTCAATGTCTCTGAAGTGTGAACAAACAACGCCAGCTGATTATGTTATTCGCCGCAATTTGTTTTGTGATGATGGAACTGGTAGGAAAGCCCAAAGATACCTGCGGTGGGTTATATCATCCTTACTAATCCTTGAAGTTTTgttgttattcttatgtattaATAACTAACGGGTGAGTGATCATTTTATCAGTGGACGCCTGTTCTGTTCCGTCCATCAGCTGATATGGAATTATGCAAGGATGAACTTTCAGTCGTCACCTACGTCTTTGGTTCAGATTTGGAAGATGTAGAATTGAATTCGGAGATAATCTCGCAGACAAACTTATGGCACGCTAATAGGAGAGTCATGTATACTCTACTACCAAACAAACCATTGGTGGATGAGGTATGAATTTTTCGTCATTAGCCTTATGTAATTTTGTAAATGAAATTGCGACTGTATAAAGTAGTTATATGAAGGTCATAACAGTTTATGTTTGTTCTTTTTGGCCTTCAAACAACAAATAATTTACCAGATAATTAACATGACATCAAGCATGCTCATGTCTGATGCACGCCAAGACACCAGGTTTCCCTGCATGTGGTTTTTACCCACAACATTTTCTGTAAGTGCAAACCATACACATTTTCCATtgcatggtttctagtgatcctaTTTTAAACCATGTAAACTCAAATTTCAGCAATTTGCCCTTAATTGGACTCACTCGCCGAAGACTTTGAAACGCTATTACGCTGACGAATACATGGGAGAGTTTGAAACATTATGCAAGGTAAGCTTCTTAGTTACCATTCAAAGTATATGTTACGGTTAGCACAAAATACTTAGTCCAATATAACTTGTGTGTGTATCTATGTTAGATTTTCGTTCCAATGAACGAGGATAACATGCACTGGTACCTGCTTGTAATTGATGTTGAAAAAAGACACCTGATATTACTAGATTCTAAGCCATCGGTCTGGAGCAGAACCAGGCGCCGTCGTTGTGCGAAGCTAATGGTACTGATTTAGGCTTTCATACAAGTAGAAATAACGATTCTAACTTCAGAATTGGTGTGGAGTTGAcacattaaataaaatttacaatGATTACAGGCACTGTTTATTGAGAAGATGCTTGATGACTCGACCTTCTATGCTAATCAGACCACACACAGACCAATAATTTCGGATTATCCTATAATACACCCTGCAGAGATTGGCGAGCAGAAGGATGACTCGTAAGAAAccgtataattttttttctggTTGATTTCTAAATTAGTGCGACACATCAATAATTTTGCTAATTTGtgatgaaattttttttctttggcaCAACTTAAGGAGACCGCCTAGAAAGTGATGTTGTTATAGTGCTATAGAATGCTTTTCCTTCCAGCATTCGATAAGgatgatattattttttacagTATCATTCCATATGCTATGATCATGTTCCCTAAGAATTTAACCCTGTTATATATTATAACAAACAGTTTTTTAATATGAAAGGAATGATTGTGGAGTTTGGGTGACAACCTGGATGAGGGAGTGCCAATGAAAGGGAAACTACAATATAAAGGTACTTACCAAAATATTTCGTTAATGGTTTGGTATACTCTCTTAAAATCTTACTCAACATCTGAGTTTTTGGAACTTAGGTAAATGATAGCACAAGATTGCGGCTGGCTATTGATCTAGTGATGAATCCATTCAATCTGAAATCCCAGGAAGTTATTGAGGCAGCAAAGACATACTATAATGAAATATGTAAGAAGGAAGACAGATTGGTTAATGGGAAAGGAAATATGTTCTGAGTTATTCATACCTAAGCCCTACAAATAATTGTGTTAAGCTCAGTTAGACctttaataatttttcttggtcGAAACTTTAAATACCTTAATGCTTGCAACAAGTTATTTGGATTAGAAGAAAAATATATCGTCTCAATTATCTATTGTGGTGGCAGCATAATTTGTCATGGAAGTCACCAAATCATCAGTCTATATTGTCATGCCATTCTCCTTGCTACTCTCACAGAATTGCCGAAAATTGAGTTATAACATGACTGCAATATTCAGCATTTATGTCACTAAAAAAAAGGTTGTTTCTTTCTGGTATTTGGACTGACTTACTACAACATATTAGCCTTCATATGCTATTGAAATTAGTAGGGCACTTCGATAACTAACtcacaaaaatatataacataaaatGTATACGTATGTATAGCTAAAACAAGAACACGTAACTAGAAACATAATCAAATTCCAACCATGTTGCCCATATAAAATAAACGACATCGACAATTTTTCCTTTAAAAGCTTCAAGCAATTGAGTGTCTACATTCTAGCAGAAAAATTCAGATAGAAGGCAATTATTATTAAGTTTCTCAACCTAATAGAGGTGCTTCAGGTTCTAGTTTTCATCTAATCATTAGACTTTGTTGATGAAGCCTCCATCTCTCTTGTAGCTGCTTTTGTTGTCTTCTTCCTCAACTCTGCTTGTATACTTTTCTTGTTCAACAGCTTCTTTAGGTTTACTTTTCTTTCCTCTACATGTGCTATCAGGTTATCCATTTCCAgatgttcttcaacatgattcTGCTTTCCATCACCCGATCCCCTTGTAGCCTCCCCCTCTCTGACCCTTACAATGTGGTCGTCAACCCAGAGAAAGAATTTGCAGTGTGCTTCTGTCACCTAAATCAAATAGAACACAATGAATATATGGTGGTACAAAACACTTCAATTCAATCTAATCCACATATGTGAATGTAATTAATCCCTAAAGGCTAAATATTAAAAatccttttaaattttaaagcaatttttttatatcaGATCAGGTTTCATGTGAATTCATgtcaaaatcattcttcaaaattAACCAGCACCAATATCAAATTATATACAATATCAACCCAATTTAACAGCAAATTGCTtacaaaatcaaatcattttcataACCAATAGGCATGCCATTTCAAACAATTCAAAATCACATCCACAACAACTTGAGCTAGGGAAAATAACCAAAATCTATATTCTAAACCTCCAttccaaaaattcaaaatcaaccCAAATTTAGCATAAACTTAGTGATCATACATGAAGAATTGCGTGCTTACCTTTAACAATGGGCATCCAAAAAATAGCCTATTCGCGTTGGTGTCTGTCTTAGACATGTAACAGATGGCATATTTTTCGCAGAAGCATTTTGGGGCCACACCATCTTTTACATCCCCAGGTTGCAGCGAAATTGAACTTGCATATCTAGCTATCAGTTCCTCTTGTCAGCCGGCTTCAACTATGCCTCGTCTCGTGTTTGAGGAGCATGCATCACTGGCCATCAATATGATTAACATTAAACAcaaccatgaaaaaatattctCAACTATTACATTCAAAATTGAAATAATCTACTTCGATGAACGGTTATTAAAGAAAGTGAATAACAGAACAAATCATGCAAATTTGGTTGTTAAAATCGACAACTGAAACAAACGAATTAGCTAGTGGAAGAAACAGTAGGCCTTACAATGGTTTTTCGAGAGGGTTTTCCTCGTGGGTTGCCGGAACCGTTTCTGCCTAGGGGATGACTTACGTTCTTCAACGGTTTCGTAAATACTTCACTCTGCCTGTGAGTCACAAAAAAGGACACCCGCATAACCCTAGACGAAGAAGCAGTAGGCAGGATCTTGGATGGGGTTCGAAAAAGTCGGTTCACTAACGATGAGTCACCGAAGAAATCAGAAGTCCGAGGTAGAAAAAGAGGCTGTGGACATTAAAGCGGTTTTTGGGGGAAGGTTTTGCGAGTGGGTCGCCGAAAAAATCAAATGCTTCACCTACAGGAACGGTTGGAGGAGCAGTGAGGTAGAAGAGGAATCTGTGGACATTACAGGGGTATTAGGGGAATGTTTTTAGAGTGGATCGCCGGAAAAATCACACCCATCACCTATAGGAAGGGTAAAGAAGAAGGAGTAGTGGATAAAAGGGTAGAAGAAGCAGTTCATTCGAACTGTATTTTgagaggtagaagaagaagaagctgtaGACATTGAAATGGTATTTGGAGAAGGTTTTAATTTGTATGGTATTTGGGGAGGGATTTGTAAAATCAATTATTTGTATATTGTACCCATTTATGTTACAGTATAAATACTTAGTGTGGTATAATGTAAATACTATAAAATACAATGTAGTGTGAAAGCATTTAATGAATCAATTAAtgaaagtttaaaattttttttatcaatggCTAAGATGATGACACATGTGCAAAGGTAACTTACTCACAAATTTGCCATGGATTTAGAAGAAATCACCAAAAAAGATTTATCCGAATCCTGTGGCCTAAgataaacttaattaaaaaaataaaaatagaaaagatatataaaatataatgaaCTACCAGTTTcctaatttctttttatttttttcttaagcattgtttaaaaaatttgattgtcAGCGCTATCATACTCTATAAATTGAAAATCgaaattttacataaaattagAAGTATAAATAGCTGAAGTTATGACAGATAATTTagcatatttatatataaatttaatcatTTAAATAGTTATAATATTTTGTACATTATCCAAATTTAAATGGACAAATTATAGTTTCCTTTGGCTCTTGGATCACACAAAGGAAACAAGTTCCATAAAGCTAAGAAGCAGAGCTTTGAGAACTACACCATCTTcgctctcttctcttctttgcctttgttgccgaggcagagagagagagagagagagtttctGGTTTGTGTTCTTCGTCAATATTCCTcatccaaataaaattccatttttttattttttgtttcaacTTTAACTTTATTCCTCAGTTCATTGTGTTCCTCAGCCCTGGTCATTCCTAGAATAGTAGAATTATTCCCTTTTTTCATCAGCTAAGTTTAGTCTATGTTATTATCACCTCCAGAATTGGCATATTCTTGTGTCCCCATTTTCTCAAAACCATCTTTAATCTCTCGACACTTTataaagttaatatttttaaaacgaGTTGTAGTTCTTATACAAGTATCAAACCACTTGAAGGAACTAGCTTGTCTTTTGTAGCTTAAGATATATCATTGGACATGGGAAGGGTGCAAGGTGTTGAATATGGCTGCAGAGATGTAGTAATACGCAGAATAAAGTTAGAATGGGTATCGCATGGGGATAACGTTCATGTTCATCCAACTGGCCTATTTGCAAGTGTTGGTCAAGCAGGGTTTGGCTTTGGTATTTCACCAAATCCACCACCTGCTCGAGACAATGCCGCAAAACTCCCCTTGGCTAATTCTTCCATGAAGAACGTGTTGATACCTGATGAGTTTGGTTTTCAAACTACAGCAAGGTTTAAAGGATTTTTGTTGAGTGATGAGCATGAAGAAGCTGCACTTGAAGTTGATGAGGAAGGCCTTatgatgaataagaaaaggaagaagggGTTTAAGCTGAAGTTTAAGATTGGGAATCCATCTTTGAGGAGGTTGATAAGTGGGGCTATTGCAGGTGCAGTGTCAAGGACTGCGGTGGCGCCGCTGGAGACCATAAGAACACATTTGATGGTGGGGAGCTGCGGAGGTAGTACCGTTCAAGTGTTTCAGTCTATCATGGAAGTTGATGGATGGAAAGGCTTGTTCAGAGGAAATTTTGCTAATGTCATCCGTGTTGCTCCAAGCAAGGCCATTGAGGTGTGTGTACACAAAATTATTTCGAATATATGGTATGATCCTAGATAGCTTTTTGTTTCGTGTATTTGTCATTCAAAATTCATAACCAGTGCCACTTTTCAAATAGCTTCTTTCACCATCTTAGTTGAACTATAACTGCTACTTTTTTTTATCTGCCATTTCCTTTGTTGGCACGAATTGATTCATTGGAATTTATCTATGAAAGATCAATTATGATTATTCACTTATTTAGAAGCTGGAAATGCCTGACATGTGAAGCTGGAAGGGGACAACTAGCTTAATATTTGGCTTGTTGTCTTCTTGTTTGAACTTACAATCACAATGTTTTATAAACTTCTACTCTCAAATTCATCTATACCACCAGCCATATATAGAGCCTTAATTTAATCAACTTAATTAAATTCTAATGACATCTGGTGGGACATGCAGCTGTTTGCTTATGATACAATCAAGAAGCAATTGTCTCCTAAACCTGGAGAGCAACCGAAAATCCCTATTCCTGCCTCATTAATTTCAGGAGCTGTTGCTGGAGTTAGCTCTACCTTATGTACCTACCCTCTTGAGCTACTCAAAACTCGTCTAACTGTCCAGGTATGCACTCATATAGAGACTTGTTGATCCTGATCTCATAAGCAGTAAGTGACTTAAGTTTCATGACATGTCATAAATGGCAGAGAGGGGTGTACAAGAACTTGCTTGACGCATTCCTGAGAATTGTTCGAGAAGAAGGTCCTGCAGAGCTTTATAGAGGCCTCACCCCAAGCCTAATTGGTGTAATCCCTTATGCTGCTACAAACTATCTTGCCTATGATACACTGAGAAAAGCTTACAAGAAAGCTTTGAATAAGGAAGAAATTGGGAATGTGATGACCCTCTTAATTGGATCTGCTGCTGGTGCATTCTCAAGCACTGCAACATTTCCACTTGAGGTTGCTCGTAAGCATATGCAAGCTGGGGCTATAAATGGAAGGCAATACAGTAACATGCTTCATGCCCTCATGAGTATACTCGAGAAGGAAGGGGTTGCAGGGTTGTATAGAGGTTTGGGACCAAGCTGCTTCAAGCTAGTTCCTGCTGCAGGGATTTCTTTCATGTGCTATGAAGCTTGCAAGAGAATACTTGTTGAAAATGAAGAGAGTTAGGAACTGAGTGGATAGCTGCAATTCGTTCCACAGGATTTTTATTGGTATtgttcccttttttttttccttcattCTTTTTTGGCAGAGGAAAAGAGAAGTGATTCTTGGTGCTAATTGTTAGTTTTGAAGGTTTTTTCTTCCCCGGTACAATACTGGACCATATTAACCTTTCCATACGTAGACCATAGTGATATTGAGCATACTCAATGTATTTCATATCTTGGTTTTTCTTTCTCATAATGTTTTTCTACCCTCTCAATACTGACAAGTTCTGTAGAAAACTAATAGCACTTGTGCAAACTCCTTTGTGTGGAATAACAGTTTTCAAAATAATTACCTTTGCTTTTTGAGCAGGCTTAATTTCCACTTGAATCATCCTTTGTAAAGCCACTTTTGTGGCAAGTTACAAGGCTGGAAATTATTACACTCCACAGATGTATGTCTCAACAATGTGATGGATTTTCTTTGCATATGTTTTGGCGATGTTTGGGTTTGCTATATCCTAAAAGAGACTAGAAGCCATCCTTAGAGCTCAAAAGTCAAAACACAACTTGGAAAGCATCTCATTGAtccattgacttttttttgGGTTGAAAAGCATCTCATTGATGCAGtgacttcttttttttttgtgatttttcttAAGAgagttttatttttctaatgcAAGAgtgtttttctttatatatggagagattctattattttttattattattagaaacaTAATCTAGCTGTTGAAAGGTGTACcatataaaaaattactcaACTTGATTTTAGCTCAGTGTcagattaaaatattaaattagtcaaaTGTTATTAGTGGAAGATAATTTACTCATGGAAATCAATATTTAGATACTTATTTACCTTATTCATGATCATGCATTGAAAATGCATGTCTTTAAGGCATTATAGAATAAAAATAGTGGAAGATAATTACAAAGAAAGCGATTCAAATGAAACACTTACATATGTACAAAAGAGCCATGAAAACTGGGGAATAATCATGAATAAACTACTGCATTATAAAAAAGAGACAGACACACTAATTAACAACACAGCTCTGTGGAAAGTAAGTCCCATGGCATCATCCTCAAGGAGAGGCAGATAAAGATCAGTGGATGATGACAACCACAGCCTCGTCGCCATGCTCGAACAATTCTACATTCTACATATAAACCACTAAATCTTGTTCCTGTACAAAGTACTGCAAATCTAGAACTTTagtattcaaaatttaattctttttatatattaataattatcaaAAGTTATACATACATCTTCCTACAAGAAGATCAGTCATTCACATAGATATTATAAGTTTGATAGCGATTCTCAAATTATTGGTAACGAAGATTAAACAGCAAAATAATCATTGTGATCTATAAGTCAACTATCATTTGTCAAAACAAATTCACACCAAGTATTTGGCACAAAGACACTGATAGTGCACTAGCTAGCATCTACAGATTGAGCTTCTTCTGTTACTTGTAATAAGACCCAAAAGATAAAGGGTTAATGTTACCACCTAAGGTGGGATAACTACTCCACGACATAACTCTCTATATGGCATAAATTTAGTTCCATacaaaacagaaaagtaaaataattgaACAATCTATCTAGTCCCATCCAGTTGCAACAATCGATGCATAACCTCCAGGACCATCTTCAACGTTGCCACCTCCATACAAGTCAGTATTGGCATAAGTATAATGACAACTGGTAGCAGGAGGAACTGAATTTGCCATCTCATAAGATGATGAATCAGCATATTCATTGGAGTCTTTTATGTCAAATGTATAATCAGCATTAT
Above is a genomic segment from Arachis stenosperma cultivar V10309 chromosome 1, arast.V10309.gnm1.PFL2, whole genome shotgun sequence containing:
- the LOC130942601 gene encoding adenine nucleotide transporter BT1, chloroplastic/mitochondrial-like, encoding MGRVQGVEYGCRDVVIRRIKLEWVSHGDNVHVHPTGLFASVGQAGFGFGISPNPPPARDNAAKLPLANSSMKNVLIPDEFGFQTTARFKGFLLSDEHEEAALEVDEEGLMMNKKRKKGFKLKFKIGNPSLRRLISGAIAGAVSRTAVAPLETIRTHLMVGSCGGSTVQVFQSIMEVDGWKGLFRGNFANVIRVAPSKAIELFAYDTIKKQLSPKPGEQPKIPIPASLISGAVAGVSSTLCTYPLELLKTRLTVQRGVYKNLLDAFLRIVREEGPAELYRGLTPSLIGVIPYAATNYLAYDTLRKAYKKALNKEEIGNVMTLLIGSAAGAFSSTATFPLEVARKHMQAGAINGRQYSNMLHALMSILEKEGVAGLYRGLGPSCFKLVPAAGISFMCYEACKRILVENEES